The region aataaattatcattaaacattaaaaaactaattatattattttcaaaaataaacataataacaaacctgatattgaaattgatattaaaattaataatacaccCATCCAAAAGTTCAGACCACCAAATTCCTTGGAATACTCATTGATCATAATTTGTCATGGACCTCTCAcactaaacatgtttctaaaattatTTCTAAATACAATGGAGTTATTAGAAAGGTCAGACCCTTCTTGCCTCAAGAGTCTCTTCTAACTCTGTACAATTCCCTTGTATTGCCATATTTGTCATATGGTGCAATGATTTGGGCTGATCCCAATAATTCCAATATTGAACCACTCTTTCGATTGCAGAAAAGGGTAATTCGCACATGTACTAATTCTATTTGGCTAGCCCACACAGACCCACTCTTCGCATCCTTGAAAACCCTTaaaattcatgatatttataaaatccaactttcttcatttatgtttcaatttcaccatgaCCTTTTACCTACTGACCTCATTGAAAacaattttcaagttcaaacacTGTCCCACCATTATGACACTAGACACGCTCACGACCCATTTATTGAACCGTCCAATACTGTTCTGGCAAGCAATACATCCTGTTCACAAGGTCCGTTGGTTTGGAACAGTCTTACTTCAAACATAAAAAATTCCCGTTCTTTAGCctcatttaaatattgttttaaaaaaccCTCATCGCCGGTTGTTATAGCCATGCTACTACCCCGTAATGTGTGCTCATAATCATTCAGCTGTCCCTATTCTGACCCTATTACAGTTACGCTCAATTATCcttattctttcttctttcttcttcttccctTCTTTGCTTTCTATAATCTAGTCGGAtaacttgtattgtattgttttgttttgtccccTATACCGTCACCAgtttatacacatgataaattatatttgattaattattgagGTCCCTGCAGCTCCACGCTATgcgtttagcagggtcctcgtcagtcaatattattttagccacattaattattatattaactaagataaattatctgatttgtaaattgcctatatccacatatataaacatattattatatattgtatattaacgtcatgaacagtaatattatatattacatagattatgtattcaagttatattaaccatcacaaattattatcaatatatctttttgttaatattattgcaatttactcttattattaattgctattatatttattaaactatatctattgtactcaatgttattattatatatgctatgctatgtatgatattgattgataaaataaatttgaactttgaactttgaactttaacACCACTTAACTGTTATTAAcgtgttcacaaaatattttgcaaaaatatttctgtgtttgggATAGAACATTTTTCGTAGCAGTTTTGTGTTCAATGCGTACATGACTTCATGACTGAATTGAACCCTCTCCACGTGGAACATGGTTCCACCTCGTTCAATGCCCCTTAAAATGATTCAACACAGCCCCAGTTTATACAATTCTGTAGTTGTAGAATTCACCAATGCATACCCTGAGATGCATTAAATTAATATAAGCTTCTGGGAAAGTGGCATAATTTATTCACTATTTTAATTCTTCtgcaaaaataaaatatgacAGTGACATATCATCTTCGACCTGAAAACATAAAAAATTGTGCTTTGGCATTTCAATTACCTATTTTCTGTGGGCTGTTTTCTGTTGAGATAAGTGCTATCCCTTACCACCCAAATGTTTCTATTACCTTGACCTTGTCATATCAACTGATAGCGATATGTTATGCATTCtatattattactttttttttaaaaacgcaCGTTCATTTCTTTGCTATATAAAAGGcgtatttttatgacatttcaccaaagttattattgtcatagaTATCGTAACCCTAATTCAGAGAGGACGTTGTTAACAGATGCTTTAACGTACTTTCTTGGAACAAATTAAGATACGCTTCGAAGAAACGTCAATACTTTCAATTCGGAAATTTGTGTTGAACTGTCGAGCAAAGCTTTAGTACTTTGATTTTCTGTTTCATAGCCTTCTTTAAATGGTTCCTTTTGTAAGCAAGGTTGTCTATTTTGCTGTTGCTTTTTTCAGGCCACAAATGAGTCATCTACATTGTCATATAAAGTTAAAGGGTCCCCATACATGCACCAAATAAAATCGTTAAAAAAAGTTAATTATGTGGTATATAAACTGGTCATCAGCTAACGCGACTCATTATACACATTAGTTAGAGTGTTGTTTGTTAAATACACATTCTCACATGTATTAACTCTCACTGACCCAGATCTGAAACAGATAgcatttcttcttttttattcttctttttttcagaAGTGTACATTTATTCTAAAAcccattttaaaggagtatttcgtgatccaagcatcctctttttatgacatttttcagtacatatccacgaaagaagcctattcccaaaatttcagttgattccgattttgcgtttgcgagttatgcatgattatgtgtattacactgctccatagacaatgcgttgtaatttcgttctggtgcaccagaacgaaattcaaatttcacgatatctttgcaaaacgaattaatatgcaagaaatattttgtacataaacattatgtagccagaggtttccagtgatataaaaatctcaactttttttgagaaaagtggggggatgaggctgtggatcacgaaatgcccctttaacagcTAAACCAACATACTTATTTTAGTTATTTAAATGCAGTAATGTTCCACAGCGATGTTTATTCAAAGCGTGGTTCCGTTTATGATTTCAGACCAACCTTTTTACAATGTCAATGAtgtattcttcttctttctttaccagtGAGGTTTAAGCCAAGCACGCATATATTTATTTGGCAAGTCACACAAGTAACGTTAACTTTTGCAATAAACCATGGAGGAGAGAAGGATGTAAAGTAAAGTATACTTTAGTATCCGGAGATTGTACAATGCCAGGTATTGTTGTTGAGAAGGACCgaagcaaggaaagtctacgttagtatcctGAGATTTTACATCGTCAGGTTTTGTAAACCAAAGGGGACAAAAGCAAGGAAAGCTTACTTTAGTAATACGAGATTGAACATTTATcaggttttgtaaaaaaaaaaaaaaaaaagaggacgaAGCATGGAAACTCATGAAAAATCATGGAGCACCgaagcaaggaaagtctactttagtatCGTGAGATTTTACATCGACAGGTGTTGTAAACCAAGGAGTGCCGAagcatggaaagtctactttagtatCCTGAGATTGAACATCGCCAGTTTGTAAAATAAAAGAGGTCAAAAACACGGAAATTCCATAACAAggtggttttgatttttatcaGTGAAGGGCCGAAGTGTCCAAGCCTATAAACAGGCTTTAGTATGGGGGTGATGCAGGACTTCCACAAAACTTTTTAGAATAAAATGTGGACCTAATCCCAGTAAATATTGCCATTTTGGTTAGCACTTACAAATCTAGATTTTgaagaaaacaccattgaaattgaacaccccgttccaaagatatgagcaagagtttccaaaacaagaggaaacaaaaggaaatatctcaaaatcactatttccgaattccgactcatcttgcttgatcgcgtcacatataatgacaaataaaaaccGCTAATAATAAACTAAATTATTCGATTCCTAACTCTTGATAAAATAATCCAATACGCACACATGACATGACACGACTAAAACACGGATTCTGtagtttgttaatttttgtaattttatttcaaattttacaaataaattgacCTACTTGTCGCACACAAATGCATCAAATAGTTAACCATTTAACGAATtcctatttaaaacaaaacaaaagaaaaagtaTATGaacagttaccatagggtattaaataaaatgcactaaatttaatgcccacgtgacccatgggcgccgccataccaagaccaccaagtgatctgCAGATGTGCTACAATGTTAAGAGAATTTTTCAGAcagatatcatcaaaattgctgaaaatttaaaagACAACTTAATTATACATTTGGGGATTCTGTTATTTAGCATGTTTTCAAGAAATAAATTTTGACAGTTTTGACCGACGGAAAAAAGTTAttgacggaaactcttacaataatactacaaagttgcaaaagatgacaaatttgctagaaaatatggacatgcatcccgcgtttccaattgaaatacacaggaagaccacccgctatacCAAAGGTctcttttccagacatcctgtctagacgttgtaatgtcagcgcccatctggttacgtgggcattaaattaagtgcctttatttaaataccctaaGACGACTGATGAAAGTCCAAACAAAGTAAATATCTCTTTAGATCTTTAGGTACcattcaatatttacatttttagtcTTGAGGTGTAAAACGTTGTAGTAGTGTTGCAATACACAACCTTGCTAACACCACGTCGTTGTAAAACGTTGTAGCAGTGTTGTAATACACAACCTTGTTAACACTACGACGTTGTAAAACGTTGTAGCAGTGTTATAATACATAACTTTGCTAACACCACGACGTTGTAAAACGCTGTAGCGGTGTTGTAATACCGTATACAACCTTAAACACCACGACGTTGTAAAACGTTGTAACGCTGTTGTAATACACAACCTTGTTAACACCAcgacgttttaaaacgttgtagCAGTGTTGTAATACACAACCTAGCTTACACCACGACGTTGTAAAACGTTGTAGCAGTGTTGTAATCCGCAACCTTGCAAACACCACGACGTTGTAAAACGTTGCAGCAGTGCTGTAATATATAACCTTGCTTACACCACGATGTTGTAAAACCATGTAGCAGTGTGGTAATTCAGAACCTTGATAACGCCACGACGGTGTATTGTAGCAgtgttttaaaaatgcaattcgatatgtctgatatgctctcaggtcccacgaaaaatacataaaaacgtCGCTTTCCGAACCCTAGCTTAACATGATATGTGTCCAGACCAGACCAGGATTCGTCGTGATTATATCAAAGACAAGCTAGattttattatataaatattgtgaTATAAACTATTTTTTGAGTGTAGATCTACTAAGTGCACATACTCTTTATTCATAAAGCACATCCATTTGATAACATAAACGATCCTGTAACTTAattaatatcaataacaatatatATGTTTCTTCCGATTCTCCTGAATGACAGGCACCAATAAGTTATAAGACTCGAACGAAGGGTGATCCGGTTAccattttataaaatataaaaatggaaGCAACTGCTTGGAGTATCAGAATGAACGAAATACGTCAAACTTTGTGTTAACAAGTTAACAACGGTAAAAGCATGCATTTTACAATGagcaattaattagcaaaatattaattaaacCACGTGTTCAGATATTACACATTTCTTAaacaaatgttattattttgtgcaGACGACACATGTGAGCTCTGCTCCGTTGATATAAGGACCACATGGCAAATTACCATTATCACATCGCCCTTCAACTGGATAAAACAAAACCCCATCCTGGTCAGCAACACTACTATCCGATCTTACTTCTGGATTTCGGTCAACACAAACGAACTCAGTGGGACTATCGCGACCGTAGCGATCAGACATAAGGTATCCATGGTATTCTCTATTCCACCCTGATGGGCATGTCATTTTTGCCGGGATCATCATTAAGATGCCCCGATTAGTAGCAATGCAAACGGCACAGGGAACGTCGTGGTTGTGTTTGCCTGCAAATGGTGGGAACTCACTGATTTGGTATTCAGCAGAGTAGACATATCCCCTTGCGTTATGTACGCCTGCCTGGTAATTGTCATATTCAGGAGTACTTGGAAGACACAGATAATTATAACCACCGCCTGTATGGTCATACCACTTCCCACCAGCAATACCTGTGAGTGCAATGGAGTATAAATCATAATTAACTGTAAATGCTCGTAGTAATCGTGATTGGATTGTTTTTGTCCTGATGTCGTGTTTGCCTTATTTACTGAAATAATTAGCATGTAGTTGTAGCTGTATTATGATCTATCTTC is a window of Amphiura filiformis chromosome 2, Afil_fr2py, whole genome shotgun sequence DNA encoding:
- the LOC140146272 gene encoding uncharacterized protein, whose translation is MKLVLVLLLIASLVLPSKQQDNQNGDYSTVSPATDNRNLEFGKYFFQGLPGRDGRDGQNGLTGPPGPPGTNQLTTGPPGPPGPSGIDSSIKGSAGPRGSPGKMGPPGPIGISAVDGLPGSAGLPGPAGPPGSPGINAGTTGSVYIRWGRTTCPLTSELGYVGIAGGKWYDHTGGGYNYLCLPSTPEYDNYQAGVHNARGYVYSAEYQISEFPPFAGKHNHDVPCAVCIATNRGILMMIPAKMTCPSGWNREYHGYLMSDRYGRDSPTEFVCVDRNPEVRSDSSVADQDGVLFYPVEGRCDNGNLPCGPYINGAELTCVVCTK